One Roseburia rectibacter DNA window includes the following coding sequences:
- a CDS encoding ThiF family adenylyltransferase — MDELLTAIHILEAYDEISCIQQSENKLKYITFSIRKHDFLMLCPEESVPSSRVTIFAVNDTCDAYPHIMTEGFDIGKDKSFPEGNYKALCLYESGSVIMSLFTFEEKIVDAIERLLELVNLSKLQIEKELQKEFLYYWDDVAEEGKIDIYLGDDSKAKKLNVYLGKDEMRCVAHGISLNDKEKKDGDNCYWKHRADICAYYIPLIDNRGIIPPTKKTGWGKNDILNVLYGKQISHISRESFEFISSEQIKARSMILSFGMLINDVRKVFTMVVSFNNATKNSVIAKIQNDITEVRIIKSKRQDYYALSKAIGNRIDLMDKKVLIVGAGSLGSYVAAEMVKNGFRSITVYDGDQLEPDNMMRWAYGGFGQGLEKPYSLRLFLEYLHPEIHIRAIGKDLDKDALLSEINSQDIIIFTIGNSDKQLYFNNLLKSNNCSIPVIYSWIEAGGNYSHLLKVEYNKKGCFQCLYTDEKGALINNKANRLEEDAHNRLIIRNGCGGTRAPYGTAVLLRTVAAMLYCIENIFDVDDDDNYLLTVTKEEGYQKNYKFYEGMCNCCGNHSTE; from the coding sequence TTGGATGAATTATTAACTGCTATACATATATTAGAGGCGTATGATGAAATATCATGTATTCAGCAATCTGAAAACAAGCTTAAGTATATAACCTTTTCTATAAGAAAACATGATTTTTTAATGCTATGTCCGGAAGAAAGCGTTCCATCTTCACGAGTGACTATATTTGCAGTGAATGATACTTGTGATGCTTACCCACACATCATGACGGAAGGGTTTGACATAGGAAAGGATAAATCATTTCCGGAGGGAAATTATAAAGCTCTATGTCTGTATGAGTCTGGAAGCGTGATAATGTCACTCTTTACGTTCGAAGAAAAAATAGTAGATGCAATTGAAAGATTGTTAGAGTTAGTTAATCTTTCAAAGCTGCAGATAGAAAAGGAACTACAGAAGGAGTTTCTATATTATTGGGACGATGTTGCTGAAGAGGGAAAAATAGATATTTATTTAGGTGATGATTCAAAGGCAAAAAAATTGAATGTCTATTTAGGTAAAGACGAAATGCGATGTGTAGCACATGGAATTAGTCTTAACGATAAAGAAAAAAAAGATGGAGATAACTGTTATTGGAAACATCGTGCTGATATTTGTGCCTATTACATACCTCTTATAGATAATAGAGGTATTATTCCTCCGACAAAGAAAACAGGATGGGGAAAAAATGACATATTGAATGTTTTATATGGTAAGCAAATTAGTCATATATCACGGGAATCATTTGAATTTATATCATCTGAGCAGATAAAAGCGCGTTCTATGATCTTATCATTTGGAATGCTGATTAATGATGTTAGAAAAGTGTTTACAATGGTAGTGTCATTTAATAATGCTACTAAAAATAGTGTAATCGCTAAAATACAGAATGATATTACTGAAGTAAGAATTATCAAGTCCAAACGACAAGATTATTATGCGTTAAGCAAAGCTATTGGAAATAGAATTGATTTAATGGATAAAAAAGTTCTCATAGTTGGAGCGGGTTCATTAGGAAGTTATGTGGCAGCTGAGATGGTTAAAAATGGATTTCGCAGTATTACGGTCTATGATGGAGACCAGCTTGAGCCAGATAACATGATGAGATGGGCTTATGGTGGATTTGGACAAGGGTTAGAAAAGCCTTATTCATTAAGATTATTCTTGGAGTACTTACATCCAGAAATACATATAAGGGCAATTGGAAAAGATTTAGATAAAGATGCTTTGCTTAGTGAGATAAACAGTCAAGATATTATAATATTCACCATTGGTAATAGTGATAAACAATTGTATTTTAATAATCTATTGAAGAGTAATAATTGTTCAATTCCTGTAATTTATTCTTGGATTGAAGCTGGAGGCAATTATAGTCATCTTCTAAAAGTAGAATACAATAAAAAAGGATGTTTTCAGTGCTTGTACACAGATGAAAAAGGAGCTCTTATAAATAATAAAGCAAATCGATTAGAAGAAGATGCACATAACAGATTGATTATTAGAAATGGTTGTGGAGGAACTCGGGCTCCTTATGGTACAGCAGTGTTGCTACGAACAGTCGCTGCAATGTTATATTGTATTGAGAATATATTTGATGTAGATGATGATGATAATTATCTTCTTACTGTGACAAAAGAAGAAGGATACCAAAAAAATTATAAATTTTACGAAGGGATGTGTAACTGTTGTGGAAATCACTCAACAGAATAG